The genomic window CGCGGGGCTACTCAGAGGATCCCGATGATCGTCTCGTAGAGCGACTGGATCGTCGTGGCGCTGCCGATCAGCAGGACGAGCCCCGCGGCGACGAACGCGGCGTTTTCGTACCAGTCGACGTCGTAGAACCGGTTGACGGCGCCGATGAGCGCGAAGACGGTCACCGGCAGACCGATCGCGCCGTTGACCGCGGGCATGATGATAGCCATCTCGACGGGCCCGAAGCCGGTGTAGACCAGCAGCGGGAGGGCCGTGGCGGCCGAGACGGTGATCAGACCGATGACCGTGCGTCGGAACCGGAAGTCGCCGAACACCGTGTGGCGGCCGAGCGATTGCGGGATCATGAATCCGGCGCCGAACAGCGTCCCGGTCGCGGAGGTGATGCTCGCGAGGAAGACGGCGATCATGAACACGAGGAGCGCGCCCTGCCCGAGGATGTCCGCCAGCGGCTGTCCGGGCCCGGTCAGCGTCATCTCGCCCTCCGCGAGCGTCACCGCGGAGACGATCATCACGAAGCTCCCGATGAGCAGCGTCGTCGCGATCCCGGCGGCGTTGTCCCGGCGGTACTTCCAGACGTCGGTCCACTCCTTGGTCGGCTGGATGCTCGACTGGATGAAGAAGTTCGGCCAGTAGACGGTCGTCCCGAGCAGGGCGATGACCGTCGTGAGGTAGCCGATATCGCTGTTCAGCGCGGGCTGGAGCCCGGCGGCGACCGACTGCCACGGCACGTCCAGGCCAGCCAGCAGGAGGCCGTACGAGCCGAAGACCGCGAAGACGGCGGCCGCGATCGCCGCCTCGATGCGGTCGTAGACCTTCAGCTGGACGATGGCGATCCCCGCGCCGCCGGCGAGGACGATGCCGACGATGACGTTGTCGAGCCCCGGCAGGAGCCAGGCCAGCGCCGCGCCCGCGACGGCGTAGTTCGAGACGGCCCACAGCGCCGACATCAGCGAGATCGAGATCACGAGCACTCGTCCGCCGATCGGGACCGCGTCGACGATGTAGTCCGCCAGCGGTTCGTCGGCCACGGCGAGGCGGGCGCTCATGTCGTGGAGCGCGATGTCGATGAGGAAGGCCAGCGGGAGCACCCACAGCAGGGAGAACGCGAAGTTGGCCCCGGCGTCAGCGAGGATGTACACCGATCCGGCACCGAAGACGTTCGCGGCGAACAGCACGCCCAGCCCGTACCTGTAGAGGGCGCCGTGGATCGTCTCGCCGCCGGGAACGACGTCGACGATCGTGGACGTCGAGGAGGGCGCCGACTTCTCACTCATTCGCGATCACCTCCGCGGTCCCGGTCACCGTCGCGTCGGGCCGGCGTGACAGGGAACGAGTACTCGTACGCGATGCCGTCGTCGTTCGAACGGATGCACGTTTCATGTGTCAGTGAGCGGGAAACGCATCTATCGGCTCCCGTCAGCAACCGAGCGCGGTCGCATGCGCCAATCCGAGACTCCCCAGTGGCGCGTCGCGTGCCTCGCTTCACTCCGTTCTGGGGATATCCAGCAAGGAGAGTCGCTGCCCGGCAGGTGAAGGCGCCATATGAAACCGATCCGGTACGAATCGATCGGGCGGTCACGGGAGCGATCCCGAACGAGCGTCCGCCGGCATCGCCGGTACGATGATCTCGAGTGCCCGATAAACCACTCACGGCGATACCAATCGTCACCCTCGCGACTCGAGCGGACCAAAAACGTCTTCCCGCCACCGCAGCTACGAACGTGTAACCGAATCAATGTGTAGTGAGTCGACGGACCTCGAGGACGGGCGGGAGACCGGTGGGAGCGACGGCGCCGGAACCGACGTCTCTGGAACGGCCGCCGACCTCGAGAGAGGTGGGGCGAACGACGCCGCGAGGTCCGAGTCGGCGGCGCCGGCGCTCGCGGTCGAGGGGCTCTCGAAGACCTTCGGGAGCGGCGACGAGGTCGTCACGGCCGTCGAGGACGTCTCCTTCACGGTCGAGTCCGGCGAGGTGATCGGGCTGCTCGGTCCCAACGGCGCCGGCAAGACGACCACGATCAAGTCGATTCTGGGACTGCTCCTCCCGGACGAG from Haloterrigena sp. KLK7 includes these protein-coding regions:
- a CDS encoding divalent metal cation transporter; this translates as MSEKSAPSSTSTIVDVVPGGETIHGALYRYGLGVLFAANVFGAGSVYILADAGANFAFSLLWVLPLAFLIDIALHDMSARLAVADEPLADYIVDAVPIGGRVLVISISLMSALWAVSNYAVAGAALAWLLPGLDNVIVGIVLAGGAGIAIVQLKVYDRIEAAIAAAVFAVFGSYGLLLAGLDVPWQSVAAGLQPALNSDIGYLTTVIALLGTTVYWPNFFIQSSIQPTKEWTDVWKYRRDNAAGIATTLLIGSFVMIVSAVTLAEGEMTLTGPGQPLADILGQGALLVFMIAVFLASITSATGTLFGAGFMIPQSLGRHTVFGDFRFRRTVIGLITVSAATALPLLVYTGFGPVEMAIIMPAVNGAIGLPVTVFALIGAVNRFYDVDWYENAAFVAAGLVLLIGSATTIQSLYETIIGIL